The following are encoded in a window of Thermoanaerobaculia bacterium genomic DNA:
- a CDS encoding YajQ family cyclic di-GMP-binding protein — translation MAQENSFDVVSKVDLQEVQNAVQQASKEIATRFDFRGSKSKIEWNDKELQLTLTSDDEHKLKSVVDILETKLVKRGIAVKSLDFQKVEPAAGATVRQIVKIQQGIPTEKAKAIVKAIKDSKIKVQASIQADQVRIAGKSRDDLQAVIALLKGDDFGLPLQFLNYR, via the coding sequence ATGGCGCAGGAGAATTCGTTCGACGTCGTTTCCAAGGTCGACCTCCAGGAGGTCCAGAACGCCGTCCAGCAGGCCTCGAAGGAGATCGCGACCCGGTTCGACTTCCGCGGAAGCAAGTCGAAGATCGAGTGGAATGACAAGGAGCTTCAGCTCACGCTCACCTCCGACGACGAGCACAAGTTGAAGAGCGTCGTCGACATCCTCGAGACGAAGCTCGTCAAGCGCGGGATCGCGGTCAAGTCGCTCGACTTCCAGAAGGTCGAGCCGGCGGCCGGCGCGACCGTCCGCCAGATCGTGAAGATCCAGCAGGGCATCCCGACGGAGAAGGCGAAGGCGATCGTCAAGGCCATCAAGGATTCGAAGATCAAGGTGCAGGCCTCGATCCAGGCCGACCAGGTGCGAATCGCGGGCAAGAGCCGAGACGATCTGCAGGCGGTCATCGCGCTGCTGAAGGGGGACGATTTCGGGCTGCCTTTGCAATTCCTCAACTACCGGTAG
- a CDS encoding polyprenyl synthetase family protein, whose amino-acid sequence MKIAARPREEELRRSYDLIAPKLAEVERELIRLCDSPVATISKIGDYLRSGGGKRIRPALLLLSAKLLGYDKGTTDVRYAAVVEFIHAATLVHDDIIDEAKLRRGRESVNSLWGNNLTVLFGDYLYTKSMGVALEEGDLTILKILSQTTLAMIEGEIIGLEREGDVDLDAEGALAIVRRKTAELFSAACRIPAHFAPEGSDAASERLALYGRRLGVSFQLIDDLLDYTARESVVGKPVLSDLREGKLTMPLILSLPEATAAERAKVARVLKERKFDSVSPFEILAIVERYQGVARTRALALENARAAREPLSTFPDCEAKAALMLAAEGLVERAS is encoded by the coding sequence ATGAAGATCGCTGCCCGTCCGCGCGAGGAGGAGCTCCGCCGCTCCTACGACCTGATCGCCCCCAAGCTCGCCGAGGTCGAGCGAGAGCTGATCCGGCTCTGCGACTCCCCCGTCGCGACCATCTCGAAGATCGGCGACTACCTGCGGAGCGGCGGCGGAAAACGCATCCGGCCGGCCCTGCTGCTCCTTTCGGCCAAGCTCCTGGGGTACGACAAAGGGACGACGGACGTTCGGTACGCGGCCGTCGTCGAGTTCATCCATGCCGCGACCCTCGTGCACGACGACATCATCGACGAGGCGAAGCTCCGGCGCGGGCGCGAGTCGGTCAACTCCCTCTGGGGCAACAACCTGACCGTCCTTTTCGGCGACTACCTGTACACGAAGTCGATGGGCGTCGCGCTCGAGGAGGGGGATCTCACGATCCTGAAGATCCTCTCCCAGACCACGCTCGCCATGATCGAGGGGGAGATCATCGGCCTCGAGCGCGAGGGAGACGTCGACCTCGACGCGGAGGGCGCGCTCGCGATCGTCCGGCGCAAGACCGCCGAGCTCTTCTCCGCCGCGTGCCGGATCCCGGCCCATTTCGCTCCCGAGGGAAGCGACGCGGCCTCCGAACGGCTCGCCCTCTACGGCCGCCGGCTCGGCGTCTCGTTCCAGCTGATCGACGATCTCCTCGACTACACGGCCCGGGAATCGGTCGTCGGAAAGCCGGTCCTCTCCGACCTGCGCGAGGGCAAGCTCACGATGCCGCTCATCCTCTCGCTCCCGGAGGCGACGGCGGCCGAGCGCGCGAAGGTCGCGCGCGTGCTGAAGGAACGCAAGTTCGACAGCGTGTCACCGTTCGAGATCCTCGCGATCGTCGAGAGGTACCAGGGGGTCGCCCGGACGCGCGCTCTCGCGCTCGAGAACGCCCGCGCCGCCCGGGAGCCGCTCTCGACCTTCCCGGACTGTGAGGCGAAAGCCGCGCTGATGCTCGCCGCCGAGGGCCTCGTCGAACGCGCCTCGTAG